The proteins below come from a single Mustela erminea isolate mMusErm1 chromosome 14, mMusErm1.Pri, whole genome shotgun sequence genomic window:
- the LOC116573383 gene encoding 26S proteasome regulatory subunit 7-like codes for MPDYLGADQRKTKEEEKDDKPIRALDEGDIALLKTYGQSTYSRQIKQVEDDIQQLLKKINELTVIKESDTGLAPPALWDLSADKQTLQSEQPLQVARCTKIINADSEDPKYIINVKQFAKCVVDLSDQVAPTDIEEGMRVGVDRNKYQIHIPLPPKIDPTVTMMQVEEKPDVTYSDVGSCKEQIEKLREVVETPLLHPERFVNLGIELPKGVLLFGPPGTGKTLCARAVANRIDACFIRVIGSELVQKYVGEGARMVRELFEMARTKKACLIFFDEIDAIGGAHFDDGAGGDNEVQRTMLELINQLDGFDPRGNIKVMMATNRPDTLDPALMRPGRLDRKIEFSLPDLEGRTHIFKIHAHSMSVKRGIRFELLVRLCPNSTSAEIRSVCTEAGMFAIRAWRKIAEKDFLEAVNKVIKSYAKFTATPRYMT; via the coding sequence ATGCCGGATTACCTCGGTGCCGATCAGCGGAAAaccaaagaggaggagaaggatgaCAAGCCTATCCGAGCTCTGGATGAGGGGGATATTGCCTTGCTGAAAACTTACGGTCAAAGCACTTACTCTAGGCAGATAAAGCAGGTTGAAGATGACATTCAACAGCTTCTCAAGAAAATTAATGAGCTCACTGTTATTAAAGAGTCTGATACTGGCCTGGCCCCACCAGCACTCTGGGATTTGTCTGCAGATAAGCAAACACTGCAGAGTGAACAGCCTTTGCAGGTTGCAAGGTGTACGAAGATAATCAATGCTGACTCGGAGGACCCAAAGTACATTATCAATGTGAAGCAGTTTGCCAAGTGTGTGGTGGACCTCAGTGATCAGGTAGCACCTACCGACATTGAAGAAGGGATGAGAGTTGGGGTGGACAGAAATAAGTATCAGATTCACATTCCGCTGCCTCCCAAGATTGACCCAACAGTCACCATGATGCAGGTGGAAGAAAAACCTGATGTCACTTACAGTGATGTGGGTAGCTGTAAGGAACAGATTGAGAAACTTCGAGAAGTAGTTGAAACCCCATTACTTCATCCAGAAAGATTTGTTAACCTTGGCATTGAGCTTCCCAAGGGTGTGCTGCTCTTTGGTCCACCTGGTACAGGCAAGACCCTCTGTGCTCGGGCAGTTGCTAACAGGATTGATGCTTGCTTCATTCGAGTTATTGGATCTGAACTTGTACAGAAGTACGTCGGTGAGGGGGCTCGAATGGTTCGTGAGCTCTTTGAAATGGCCAGAACAAAAAAAGCCTGCCTCATCTTCTTTGATGAAATTGATGCTATTGGAGGGGCTCATTTTGATGATGGTGCTGGAGGAGACAATGAAGTGCAGAGAACAATGCTGGAACTGATCAATCAGCTGGACGGTTTTGATCCTCGAGGTAACATTAAAGTGATGATGGCCACTAACAGACCAGACACCCTGGATCCAGCACTCATGAGGCCAGGGAGACTGGACAGAAAGATTGAATTCAGCTTACCTGATCTAGAGGGTCGGACTCACATTTTTAAGATTCATGCTCATTCAATGAGTGTCAAAAGAGGTATCAGATTTGAATTGTTAGTGCGACTGTGTCCAAATAGCACTAGTGCGGAGATTAGAAGCGTCTGCACAGAAGCCGGCATGTTTGCCATCAGAGCATGGCGAAAAATTGCTGAGAAGGATTTCTTGGAGGCTGTAAATAAGGTCATTAAGTCTTATGCCAAATTCACTGCTACTCCCCGCTATATGACATAA